GACAGCCGGGCAGCCTCCCACAGCTTGTCCTGCAGAACCCCAGTGCACGTCCTGTGGAAGTACACCAGGAAGTACGCTGAGTAGAGCGCAGCCAGGGAGAAGTACAGCCCGCTGCGTGCCGAACCCCTACCGCGAGGCACGCGACCAAGCGGAATTAAAGATTTTTTAATCTGACGCAGCCCCGCAACCGCAGCGCGAAGCTACGCTCCGGCACACTACGGCGTGCCCTGGGAAGAGAGCCGGAGCCCTCCAGGGAACGGGTAGCCGGTCTTCTCAGCACTCACCGGGCTTCTCCCGCGCGGGAGAGACTTGCCTGCAGAGAGCCTGGAGCCCCGCGGGCCAGCGTTCCGCTCAGCGCGCTCAAGCTCTCTACGCGCGGGATGCTCCCGTGCTGGCTACCCAGAGCCTAGCTATGCCGGCTCTATCGAAGTCAGCGTCTTCGCTCGCTACCGCGTGAAGGTTGTGCACCTCCACTGTCGCAGCGTGAAGAGCGTCAGACGGCTTGAGCCCGTACTTCGCGATGTACTTCCTGGAGGCGAGGTACTCCTCGAGCCCGAGAGGCAGCACCTCGACGAAGGGGAGCACTACCCTCTCGATAAGCTCCAGCGTCGCCGCGTACGGCACGTCGTACTTCCTGCTCGAAACGTAAAGGGCTTCGTCGAGCGCGAGCACGTTCGTGTACAGGTCGTGCTCCTGGACGAGCTTCGACCAGAACGCTTCGACCAGCTCAGCCTCCCTCGGAGGCAGCCTCACGTTGAGGTAGATGATGAGGCTCGCATCCACCAGGACCTTCACGCGAACTCCGCCTCCAGGTCCACCTCCGCCAAGTCCCCGAGCCTAGCCTCCCTCCCGGGCCTCTCCCTCCCCCTCAGCCACCTCAGCACGTCCTCCAGGCTCTCCGCCCTCCTTATGGCGAGCTCATCCTCCCGGAGCTCCACGAGAACGTAGTCGTTCTCCCTTATCCTGTACTTCTCCCTCAGCAGCTTCGGGATCACTACCTGCCCCTTAGGCCCCACCTTCAACCTCAGTCTAACCACAAGTTACACCAAGTAGTACAACCGGTTCTACTACTTAAGCGTTCCCCCGGCGAGGCCAGCCGAGCCCGCAGAAGTGATGGCAGCCCCTTCCCAAGCCAGCCCTCGCACCTGCAGAACCCCAGTTAGCTGCAGGGCGCCCGCAGCTCAGAAACTGGAGCGAGAAAAAAGGGAAAAAATAGAGGAGGGATTACAGCCTCACTTTACCTCCTTGAAGCAGAACCACCAGTCGTAGCACTCGATCTCCTTCCTCCTAGCCTTCTCGAGCCTCTCCGCCGCAGTCTTCTCGTCCGTGGCGGGCGGGATGATAACCTTGCTGCCGATCAGCTCGTTGTTGGGCCAGTTCGCCGGCATAGCCACCTTGTGCTGGTCGCTGAACTGGAGCGCTCTAACAGCTCTCAGAATCTCGTCGATATTCCTCCCAAGCTCCTGCGGGTAGTAGAGCACCGCCCTGAGCACCCCCTCGGGGTCGATGATGAACACCGCTCTCACAGTGTTCGTCCCTTTGCCGGGGTGGATCATCCCGTACTTCCGCGCGATCTCCCCCGTGTCGTCCGCTATGATCGGGAACTTGATCTCCACGCCCAGCTTCTCCTTAATCCACTCAACCCACTTGATGTGGCTGAACACCTGGTCGATGCTCAGCCCCACCAGCTGCACGTTAAGCTTCTCGAACTCCTCGAACCTCTTCTGGAAAGCCACGAACTCGGTCGTG
This region of Thermofilum sp. genomic DNA includes:
- a CDS encoding type II toxin-antitoxin system VapC family toxin encodes the protein MKVLVDASLIIYLNVRLPPREAELVEAFWSKLVQEHDLYTNVLALDEALYVSSRKYDVPYAATLELIERVVLPFVEVLPLGLEEYLASRKYIAKYGLKPSDALHAATVEVHNLHAVASEDADFDRAGIARLWVASTGASRA
- a CDS encoding AbrB/MazE/SpoVT family DNA-binding domain-containing protein, which encodes MVRLRLKVGPKGQVVIPKLLREKYRIRENDYVLVELREDELAIRRAESLEDVLRWLRGRERPGREARLGDLAEVDLEAEFA
- a CDS encoding peroxiredoxin yields the protein MEHVRMPLLGEKVPSFKAKTTHGVVNFPDDYKGKWIVLFSHPADFTPVCTTEFVAFQKRFEEFEKLNVQLVGLSIDQVFSHIKWVEWIKEKLGVEIKFPIIADDTGEIARKYGMIHPGKGTNTVRAVFIIDPEGVLRAVLYYPQELGRNIDEILRAVRALQFSDQHKVAMPANWPNNELIGSKVIIPPATDEKTAAERLEKARRKEIECYDWWFCFKEVK